The nucleotide sequence CGATTCGCCAGATCGACACGCTCCTCCACGCTGAACAGCGGTGTCTTTCCCGGTCTGGCGGCCACGCCCACCACCACCCGGTCGAACAGGCGCGAGGCGCGGCGGACCAGGTCGGTATGACCGTTGGTGATCGGGTCGAAGGTGCCGGGATAGATCGCGGTGGTACTCATGGCGAACAGTATCGAACGGTGGACCGTGTCAGACAAGTTCCCCGGCCGATTCCGGGGACACTTCAACAGGCGCGACCAGCCCGAAGGCGATCTCGCCGGCCCGCCCGGAACGCAGGGTTCGCCACCCCTCGGGGAGGTCGGGCAGCCCTCCCTCCGCGACAGTTTCCACATACAGTCTCCCGCCCGCGGACAGGATCCCGTTAGCGGCGATCAGCGCGATACAGGATTCCAGCAGGTCCCGTGCGGCATAGGGTGGATCCAGGAAAACAACGTCGTAGACCTCCCGGGCGCATTCCAGCCAGGCCAATGCGTTGCCGCGGTGCACCTCGACGTTGTCGGCTCCCAGCGTCTGCACAGACTCCCGGAGTGCGCGCGCGACCCGAGGGTGACGATCGATCAGTGTGACGTGGGAAGCGCCCCGGGATGCGGCTTCCAGACCTAGGGCGCCGCTGCCGGCAAACAGGTCCAGGCATTCGGCGCCGACGACGCGCGTCCCCAGCCAGTTGAACAAGGTCTCTCGAACACGGTCGGGTGTCGGCCTGACACCCTCCTCGGACGGAAACGCGATGCGCCGGCTGCGCCAGCGCCCGCCGACGATGCGCAGCCGGCCCTCGACGGGCCTTGGGCTACTCCGGGGACGCCGCCTCACCGCCGACGATCACGGTTACCATGTTCTCCACATCCAGGCGGCGCTTGAAGGCGGAAAGCACATCTTCCCGGGTCACCGCGTTTACCTTGTCAGTCAGTGTGTCCATGTAGTCCAGCGGCAGGCCGTAGAATCCGATGGTCGCGATATATCCGACGAGATCCGCGTTGCTGTCGATGCTCATCGGGAAACCGCCGGTAATGTTTTTCTTCGAGTCCGCGAGCTCTTTCTCGGTCGGCCCCTCCACGATGAAATCCTCCAACGTCTGCCGGGCCAGCGCCTCGGCGGCGCCGGCCTGATCGACCCGGGTCTGCAGACCAAGCTGGAAGGGGCCACTGACCTTGTTCGGCAGGAAGTAGCTGTAGACGCTGTACGACAAACCGCGGTTCTCGCGCACCTCCTTCACCAGACGCGAGGTGAACCCACTGCCCCCGAGGACATGGTTGCCGACGTACAGCGGGAAATAGTCGGGGTCCCCACGCCGTATTCCGGGCTGACCGATCAGGACGTGCACCTGCTCCGAGGGGAACGGGATTGTCACGGTGGTGCTTTCGGTGAGCGGCTTGACCGGCGGCAGCGGTGCGGCGGCCTTGCCTTTTGCGAGTTCCCGATCGATCCGCGCGGCGACCGCCTGGGCCTGAGCCCGATCGATATCGCCCACCATGGCCAGTTGCGCATTGCCTGTGACGTAGTACTGCCGGTAGAAGTCGCGAACATCGTCCCGCGAAATCCTGGCGACGCTCTCCCTGGTCCCGATCGGGGGCGTGGCAAATGGGTGATCGCCGTAGAGCGCCTGGTAGAAGGCCTTGGACGCCACCTTGCCGGGTTCCTGCTCGCTGTTTCGTATGGCAACGACCAGTTGATTCTTCAATCGATCGAAGTCGCGTTCCGGAAAATCGGGGCGGGTCAGAACCGCCTCGAAGGTATCCAGCGCAGGGTCGAGGTAACGCGGATCGCTCAGGGTCCGTAACGACAGTGATGCCATGTCCCGGTCGATACTGGCGGAGAATTCCGCACCGACATTCTCGAACTGGCGTGCGATGGCGTCGGCATCCAGGCCGGCCGCGCCCTCGTCGAGAATTGCCGCGGTCAATCGTGCCAGTCCGGGAAGCTCACCATCGCGCGCACTCCCGGCATCGATCGCCACGTTGATATCCAGGATCGGGAGTTCGGGCGTACTGATGAAATAGACGCGAAGGCCATTGTCGGCGACCCAGTGCTGGATCTTCGGCGCCGCCACTGCAGTGCCGGCCAGGGCAACGGTCAGGATTCCCGACAGCAGGCGCATCCAGCGAACGGAGGGGCTCAACTTCGCGCCTCGTCCGAAGTCAGCGCCATTGGTGCCAGGGGCAGGGGTTCGACCTGCACGACAACCTTGCCTTCCTTCTCGAGATAACGCTGCGCCACCTCGCGTACCTGTTCGGGTGTGATGGCCTGTATCCGTTCGACGTACTCGTCCAGCGACTCCCAGCCGAGCCCGACGGTCTCCGCGGCACCGATCAGATTTGCCTGACTGCCGATGGAGTCGAGTCCGAAGATCTCGCCCGCGATCACCTGTGCCTTGACCCTTGCGAGTTCCTCCTCGCCGATCGGTTCCCGTCGAACCTGCTCGATCTGCGAATCGAGGGCCTGCTCCAGCTCGGCTACCGATCTACCCTGGGCGGGCACCCCATTGAGCACGAACAATCCATCGTAACGGCCATAGAGGCTGTAGTCGGCCCCGGCGCTGGCGGCCACCTGCTCGTCGCGGATCAACTGGCTGGCGAATCTCGAACTTCGCCCACCATCCAGTACCCCGGACAGGACCTGCAAGGCATAGGGTTCCCAGCCCTCCGCGGTGGTACCGAGAACCGGCGTTCGATATCCCATCACCAGGTAGGGCAAACGCGCCGGGGCCCTCACGACGGCCCTGCGTTCGCCTCTCTGCGGTGGTTCGAGCCTCGGCTTGCCCCGTGGTACCGGTTCGGGCTCGACGCCCCCGAATGCCGCATCCGCCATCCTGAACACCTCCTCGGGATCGACGTCCCCCACCACGACGAGCGTGGCGTTATTCGGTGCGTACCATTGCCGATACCAGGTCTTGAGATCGTCGAGCTCGAGATGATCGAGGTCCTCCATCCAACCGATAACGGGGTGATGATAGGGTGCGTTGTTGAAGGCCGTGGCGTAGAGCTGTTCGTAGGCGAGCGCCCTGGGATTGTCATCGGTTCGCATCCGGCGCTCCTCCTTGACGACATCCAGTTCCTTGCGGAACGCCTCTTCCT is from Gammaproteobacteria bacterium and encodes:
- the rsmD gene encoding 16S rRNA (guanine(966)-N(2))-methyltransferase RsmD, whose amino-acid sequence is MRRRPRSSPRPVEGRLRIVGGRWRSRRIAFPSEEGVRPTPDRVRETLFNWLGTRVVGAECLDLFAGSGALGLEAASRGASHVTLIDRHPRVARALRESVQTLGADNVEVHRGNALAWLECAREVYDVVFLDPPYAARDLLESCIALIAANGILSAGGRLYVETVAEGGLPDLPEGWRTLRSGRAGEIAFGLVAPVEVSPESAGELV
- a CDS encoding insulinase family protein, which gives rise to MSPSVRWMRLLSGILTVALAGTAVAAPKIQHWVADNGLRVYFISTPELPILDINVAIDAGSARDGELPGLARLTAAILDEGAAGLDADAIARQFENVGAEFSASIDRDMASLSLRTLSDPRYLDPALDTFEAVLTRPDFPERDFDRLKNQLVVAIRNSEQEPGKVASKAFYQALYGDHPFATPPIGTRESVARISRDDVRDFYRQYYVTGNAQLAMVGDIDRAQAQAVAARIDRELAKGKAAAPLPPVKPLTESTTVTIPFPSEQVHVLIGQPGIRRGDPDYFPLYVGNHVLGGSGFTSRLVKEVRENRGLSYSVYSYFLPNKVSGPFQLGLQTRVDQAGAAEALARQTLEDFIVEGPTEKELADSKKNITGGFPMSIDSNADLVGYIATIGFYGLPLDYMDTLTDKVNAVTREDVLSAFKRRLDVENMVTVIVGGEAASPE
- a CDS encoding insulinase family protein, with the protein product MRTKFLPLLILASVASLHAAEETNDHPIHEHILRNGLKVVVKEDHRAPVVISQVWYKVGSADESSGATGVSHVLEHMMFKGTECVPAGQFSAIIARQGGRENAFTSRDYTGYYQLLEKSRLPIAFRLEADRMRNLELKEEAFRKELDVVKEERRMRTDDNPRALAYEQLYATAFNNAPYHHPVIGWMEDLDHLELDDLKTWYRQWYAPNNATLVVVGDVDPEEVFRMADAAFGGVEPEPVPRGKPRLEPPQRGERRAVVRAPARLPYLVMGYRTPVLGTTAEGWEPYALQVLSGVLDGGRSSRFASQLIRDEQVAASAGADYSLYGRYDGLFVLNGVPAQGRSVAELEQALDSQIEQVRREPIGEEELARVKAQVIAGEIFGLDSIGSQANLIGAAETVGLGWESLDEYVERIQAITPEQVREVAQRYLEKEGKVVVQVEPLPLAPMALTSDEARS